One Coffea eugenioides isolate CCC68of chromosome 2, Ceug_1.0, whole genome shotgun sequence genomic window, GCTTGCAGGCACGGTGTTCCAAcaacaaccccccccccccccccccccgccccaacaaacaaaaaaacccaaaaaaaaataaaaaagaaagaaaaggtttTGTTGCTATGCTTCCTGCAACACCAACAAGATACATAGATTTGTACGTGCTTAATCTTGCTGCATTAGGTGCACTAAAGATATTTGATATGCAGAACTAGGCAACAAGATCAAAAGAAGGCAAATGCAACTTACATAAAAGAGTCCTTTCCGTTAGAATGCGCTAAATGTTACGAGAGTGAGATATCtgagttatatatatatatatagttattATAGGCAGTAGAGCTGTAGAGTGGATGGAATTTGTAGAAGCTCAGAAAATGGATAAACGAGTGAGCATTCAGGAAACAAGAACAAAAGAGCAGGAAGCACAGACAGCCACTGGCCCACTGATGATGGAAATCACATGAACATGAGTATTGAAATCAGCAATTAGAAGGAAAACAAGGCGCTAGGAATAGGTATACTAGCTTCAAAGGCTGGTAATACACAAGTTGGTTGGGCCTTGAGAGAAGGAAGTACAGGTGAAATATTGCTGGACTATGCACAAGCTCTAAAACTGGCAACTGGAAATCTCATCACCCAAGCTGCTACATCTTTTGAAGATCAAGAAAACTAAAGACGTCAGACTTTTTGTTCAACTGGAGGACATTTATGGTTTAAGATTGTTGTTTTTGAAATGCTCATTTGTTTTGTCCTCAAATGAAAGTAGTATAAGAAGTAGAATGATTAGCAAATATGCTGCTAGTTTAACACAAGATGAGGAATGTTGGATTCCTCCttgtaggggtggcaatcgggtcAGAAACGGGTTGGCAAGTCGAGTTGAGACCCAGGTTTAATAGATAATCTGTTGACCCGAACACAATCCGTCAACTCGAAACAGGTTAAGATACCTAGCCTGATtccgaaaatttcaggttggcGGGTCAACCCGAATGACCTGAAACATAATTTTAATTTACTAATTTATCACTGTAGTTTCTAACAGAACCAATTTCgtacaaaactaattacataatcaagtaataaaaatttcgataaaacaatcccaaatcagtctgaaataaattaaaacactgtaaaaatattttatccCAAACTACATGTAAAATAAATTAAGATattataaaaatagaaaataaagtaATATATCATTTGTCCAAACATAATAATTCCAACTTCatacaagttaaataaattcatttaggattaagtggtTAATACCTTTGgggaaaaaagaataacttagtttagttagataaaatatttttatatttattaaattatttttaattcataaacgAGTTATTGGGTCAACTCGTGGATGACCTGAATTCGACATTTTTTTCcgggttcatcgggttcgaCCTGATTCTGACTCGACGGAAGCCTCAACCAAaatccattaatttcgtgttaagTTCGCGTCGTCTTTTCAGGTCGTATCGAAAATTGCCACACTGACTCCGTGTCATAGTAAACGATTGTAAAGGTCaacttgagcctttgctcaagAATTATACAATTTAGCTCTTCATCAATAAAATCTATCgttttagtttaaaaaaaaaaagaaaaaagaatagagCTGTAGAGATATCTGCTCATGTGTAACAAAATCTCTAGGACTTGGGTCCTAGGTGGTTGCCTTGCATTTACATATGAAGTTCTGAATCGATAAAAGCTTGTAAACAAGTAACTTGCTGAACATTAGAGTTGGTGTATGGTTATTTATGGGTATGTTCTTGTTTGATTATTTCATTTGATTTAGATTCTGATTTTAGATAATCAATTTTTTTGACGTTTTAGTTTGCTTTTACGTCTaaacatttatttttttaatagtcaaaaaaattaaattccaATATCTATCAAAGAGTAACAACTAATTCTAATTTTCCATGACCAGTTTTTGCAATATCTATAGCAAATGACACTAGGCCACAGCATGCGGTGAGACAAAAGGGGTTGAGGCTATTCGACCGGGCTCGTGCCTTTTCTTTTAAGAAGAGAATAAAATGCGTGAAGTTTAGATGGCGAGTTTGATCCTAAAATAGAGTGATAGTTTTCACTGCTAAATGTTTGAAAGAGTAAAACGCTGAGAGTCAACAGATGCTAGTCCCATGAGCATCAATGTTGGCGTACTAAATCAATACTAGAAGTATGTATttattagttttaatttttttttttttttttttccaaacggTAACAAATTTCATTAATCAAAGAAAGGATTACATTGTTTGAGCAACTGCCCGTACATCAAGTGTGGCTAAACTAGTAAGCCAGATTGGGAAGGACTCCTTCCAACTAATTTCCTCAGACAAGCTAATGGCAAATTTTGCCAGCTTATGAGACACACTATTACCACCTCTTTTAACAAAAGAGAAGTAACAAACCTTAAAGGCTTGACATAACTCCAATACATCATGCAAGATGGTCCCTGCAGTTGGGTGATCCCCGTTCCTATCTGTAAGCAAATCCACCATTTGTTTACAATCAGATTGGATTTCCACTTTGTTCCACCCGCACTGTTTTGCCTTGATGACAGCTTCCCTGATAGCTAAGGCCTCCTCCACTGCTGGGATACCATTCCTTCGTTCACCACCTGCCCAAGCTCCTACTACCATGCCATCCTCTCTTCTGGCCACAACTCCCCATCCTACTCTGCCCCCTTTAACCTCCAAGGCTGCATCAGTATTCAGTTTGACAACCCCCTGTGGAGGTGGAACCCATTTACTACTCCCATCCTCCTGTGTTTTCCTTGATTCCGCTACCATTCCATCCCCATTTCTCACATCCTGATACTCAGACCACTCATTAACAGCTTTACTGACTATTCTTCCTGGACAGTTCCTTTCCTCATTAAATTGCACTTGGTTTctggatttccaaatctgcCATAGGATATTTACTGTTAAGGCAATGTGATTCCGTCCTCCTATTCTATTCTGCACCTCCATCAGGCTATTCCACCAATGCCAGAAACTGTGCCTGTACTCCTTTAGACCATCCCAATCAATGGGAGCTGCCTTCCATATAAGCTCTGCATGactacaaaagaaaaacaagtgcTCCAATGTTTCTGTCATCTCCCCACAACACTTGCATCTATCCTCCCCTACTCCTATCCTACTCCTGATCACCTCATTGACTGGCAGGACCCCATGCAAGCACTTCCAGAGAAAGTGTTTCAGCTTGTGTTTTATATCCAAGTTCCATAGCACCTTCCATACATTAGAATGACATGCATTTCTGCTATTACTGGCTTCTTGTGGTTCCCTCCTCCTCCCATCTCTTCTCATATCTCTAGCCAGCATATACCCAGTCTTGACTGAATACTGTCCAGATTTAGCCCACGGCCACACCAGTTTATCCTTCCCTCCACATAGGCTGATAGGGATTCCCTCAATCTTCTTACAATCCTCCTCTCTAAACATAGATTCCATTACTACCTTGTTCCACTTTCCATCCTGGATCAGTTCATGAACCTTCTGGACAGGACAATCTGCTGGCTTTGGAGAGACCACCATACCTGACCCTCCCCCTGGTAACCACCTATCCTTCCAAATATCCACTGTTCTACCATCCCCCACCCTCTTCCTAGCTCCTATCTCCAGTACCTCCCTTGCACTCAAAAGGCTCTTCCATATCCAAGAGTCCCCAGCCCTTACCTGTGTCTGCCAAATAGATTCCCCTTTAAAATATTTCCCCCTCAACACCTTACTCATCAGCAGGTTAGGTTGTGTTAGAATCCTCCACAGCATCTTAGCCAACATAGCACTGTTGAAATCCTGCAAATCTCTGAAACCCAACCCCCCTTTCCCTTTAACTGCAGCCAAACTCCCCCAGTCCACCCAGTGAGTCTTCCTCCTCCCTTCACTCTCCCCCCACCAAAACCTTGCCATTTCTCTACATATTTCTTGACACAAGCTCTTAGGCAACCTACAACAGTTCATAGCATATGCAGGCATAGCTACTATTACAGCCTTCAACAGAACCTCCTTCCCAGCTTGACTCAACAATTTTTCCTTCCAGCCTTTAAGTTTCTCCAACACCCTAACCTTAATATAGTTGAAAACCTGCCTTTTGGATTTGCCAATAACCATAGGTAGCCCCAGATACCTACTCTGATCCACCTGTTTCATCCCCCCTAGTATGCCCAGAATCTCTTCCCTCTTACTCTCATCTGTATTCTTACTAAAATgtatttattagttttattggaGTTGGGTTTTTAGTAGTTGTGTAATTTAGGACTTGtgttttatttgataattttttatGCAAATGGTTTCTTTTCCAACAAGTCTAGTAGATTATAAATAAGACATTATTCAAGATGTTTTTCTAGAGAGAGACTGTagaataatttgtcatattttgtaTGGTGACGTGACTTTCTTTATTGTTTGAGATTTCAATAATATTATAAGTTGagtttattattttctttctctccCACATTTATTTTGAGTGTCTGTTTTGTCCCTTCAATTCTGTAACCCTAGACGTATTTGATTATTATAACAACCCTAAAATTTGGATTTTAAGATTAGAATTTCAGAAGTACAAGATTACATCTGATCTTTTTAAAACAGGCCAGCCACAGCCAGAGTTGAGTCGCAGTTCTGTTCATCTATAGCCCTTCTCAACTTTGTGATGTATCGTACCATGGCATCTAAAACATGTAAAATGCATTATTTTATCAAAGTAATAACCCAATTACAAAGCTGCTACAGATGAGCTCTGCAGCCTGGTTTAACTTTAATTAGCCGTATTTCAATGTTGGGCTTTGTTATTGCAGtggaaataaatgaaaattactGATATCAGAGCAACTTTAGGGTGTTTTAATTAGAGGACTAGAATCCAATGGCCTCGACCCGTTGACCTTAGCATTTCAGTGTGGAAATTACTCTTAATTGCTCGGTTCCTACTCTAAAGGCAGAATAGTACACCACCTTTCTGGATctatctttcttgtacttgtataCTGGAAACAACTGTATCTTTTACATCATTGCTTCACCTTTTCATTGAAAACCTGGTATGGCTAAAAGTGAACCGAATTTTCATCGTTTGTAAGTCAAAAAAAGGCAAGTAATTGGGATGTTATCATCTCCTGATGATCACACTATTTTGATCCCCCAAAATTGACGGCAAAAAGTGAAAAAACTATCACTAGCTCTAGTAGACAAAATTGACCATGGCCCATGTACGATGACTAACATGTCCTCCttgaagagaaagagaaaaaatggtGCACCAGTACAACTGTGCATGTGTGTGCGCGCGCGGGGGCGTGTGGGCGACTATGTCTTGGGGATAACAGTAGACTGATTATTTTAGTAAACGGGCAGTCTATGATTTCCAAGCCTAAAGGTTTCTCTATAGTAGTTAGTCTAGGAGGCTTCTTATTCCTTCCATTGCCCCCACAATGGTTATTGACTAAGCAGCATTAGCATTTGTTAGAAGTTATATGCAGTACACACTTTATACGTCTGCTTCTTTAATTCTCTTTGCTTCTCTTCTCAGCATTGACCAGTATCAATCCTTTAGTCCACATAACCCATTCCTCCAGAGGATCCTGCATTGCAGTCTTGTATTCGCTTGTGCATCAGCTAATAGAAATGTGCTGTGATCTTGAAATTGATGTCAATAGCCAGGAGACGTTCCTCGTGGACAAGGTAGAAGTTGTGCCTGAATAGCTCTTCCTTTTGCTCTCTctgcttttatttgttttgtcctgcaaaggaacggaatacaagcaTTTCCTGGTGGACAGCGTCTGAAGCTGCCCTGTTTACCAATTTCCACTCTTTGTAATATAGTTACATCAAGTCCTTGTGCATCCTTGTGTCTATCATTAACCATTCTTGTTTTGCAATCCTTTTTTGCCATTGCCTCAGTTGTGTCATCTGACTTTTcaggaaaatcaaatttaacaTGTCTACAGCTTACAAATTGGTAAAGAGTATGTAGCTGCAAAATTGCTGAGAGTTAAAATTTTGCCTGCAGCATTTCACAGTTTTGTCATTAACTTCAGTCGCCTTATTGCACTTTTTGTTTTTTGCAGCAGTCAATgattttcctttaaaattttttcaatataTTCATCTATTTTTGCTTGGAACTACGGGTTCACAAAAGTGAATATATGAAGTTTTTAACCATCTCACAACTGCTTACAAATGCAGAACTTCCTTGCATGTTTTTCCGGTAGATTGAGAAAATTGTTCAGAAAGTTGACAGACAAGAATGGTAGTCTCAAATTGATATTCCATGATTTTCCTGGCGGACCTGAAGGTTTTGAACTACTTGCAAAATTTTGCTACAACGGAGGCAAAATTAACATAACTCCCTCCAACATAATTTTATTGCATTCTGCTAGCACTTTTATGGAAATGGATACGGATATTCACGGAGCACCCAGTTTGATGAGCCAAACCAAAGAATACTTCAAGAAAATCCACCAATTTGCCTTGCCTGAGCTACTTGAATGTTTGAAGCAGTTTCAAGATCTGCAGCAAACCATGTACTCTTTAGATATGCTTGAGGAGCTTCTGGATTGTCTGGTGGAAAGGCTTTCCTTGTATTCTCTTATCATCCCGTATAGTTCATTGACGGACAGTTCTTGTATACAGTTTTCAGGCGACTTTAGTTGTCAAAGCATAGGCAACTTCAGCTCTCAAGCTTCGACTTGGTGGTTTGAAGaccttgaattcttgaaagttGACTTATTTGAGAAGGTAGTGGAGACAATGATTGCGAAGAAATTGGACAACTACGTTGTAtgtgcattcctcttacattatCAGAAAGTGAAAATTACTGGTGCTTTACGAGCTGAGAAATGTAGAATCACCGAGACTGTCATCAATCTTCTTCATTTGTTGGATAGGAGCCTTATCTCCGTCAGAGGTCTATTTGACAATCTTCGGTTTTCTTTAGCGTTCAAAGTGAAAAGATGTTCCAAGAAGAAGTTAGAAAGCCTAGTTGGTTCCCTGCTGGATCAAGCAAAGTTGGATGATTTGTTTTTTCCATCTCCACCTTGCAAATGTTATGCATATGATGTGGATTTGATCCTAAGGTTACAG contains:
- the LOC113756377 gene encoding BTB/POZ domain-containing protein At3g22104-like, giving the protein MVHQYNCASLTSINPLVHITHSSRGSCIAVLYSLVHQLIEMCCDLEIDVNSQETFLVDKNFLACFSGRLRKLFRKLTDKNGSLKLIFHDFPGGPEGFELLAKFCYNGGKINITPSNIILLHSASTFMEMDTDIHGAPSLMSQTKEYFKKIHQFALPELLECLKQFQDLQQTMYSLDMLEELLDCLVERLSLYSLIIPYSSLTDSSCIQFSGDFSCQSIGNFSSQASTWWFEDLEFLKVDLFEKVVETMIAKKLDNYVVCAFLLHYQKVKITGALRAEKCRITETVINLLHLLDRSLISVRGLFDNLRFSLAFKVKRCSKKKLESLVGSLLDQAKLDDLFFPSPPCKCYAYDVDLILRLQEQFLIESREQFLVYRLKKVASLMDFYLVEVAPDPRLEPSKFVTLATALPEYARDSHDMIYEAVDIYLKVHKKLSEEEKIKICCVLNFDKLSARSLIHLVHNMEFPACAAVTASVSQHSKLREIPRKTGHLEVHEDLRSHHSSAKGTSEDEDQVVRMTKLEYQTIDNRFKTCTPTETFDREKQTRSTYMKKLSSIFPTNLDSILDRKLLH